A genome region from Pithys albifrons albifrons isolate INPA30051 chromosome 24, PitAlb_v1, whole genome shotgun sequence includes the following:
- the YRDC gene encoding threonylcarbamoyl-AMP synthase, with amino-acid sequence MARAARALARVAEGAAGPGPGRARPVPLPLPLPPDPHGWREAVAAAAGALQAGGLVAVPTDTVYGVACLAQDSAAVRSIYSLKGRNGDKPLAICLGDVERLYRYCHVNVPDELLRDLLPGPVTLVLRRSEELNKDLNPFTSLVGVRIPNHPFMRDLARACSGPLALTSANISSRGSTLTVSEFQDLWPQLSLVIDGGPIGDIQSPECRLGSTVVDLSVAGKFSIIRPGCALTPTVEILRQKYGLEPESS; translated from the exons ATGGCGCGGGCGGCGCGGGCGCTGGCGCGGGTGGCggagggagcggcggggccggggccgggccgagcTCGCCCGgtgccgctgccgctgccgctcCCGCCTGATCCGCACG GCTGGAGGGAGGCGGTGGCGGCCGCGGCGGGCGCGCTGCAGGCGGGCGGGCTGGTAGCGGTGCCCACGGACACGGTGTACGGCGTGGCCTGCCTGGCCCAGGACTCGGCCGCCGTGCGCAGCATCTACAGCCTGAAGGGGCGGAACGGCGACAAGCCACTCGCCATCTGCCTCGGCGACGTGGAGCGGCTTTACAG GTACTGCCACGTGAACGTGCCCGACGAGCTGCTGCGGGACCTGCTGCCCGGACCGGTGACACTGGTTCTACGGCGTTCAGAAGAGCTAAATAAGGACTTGAATCCCTTCACATCG CTGGTTGGTGTTCGTATTCCAAACCACCCCTTCATGAGGGACCTGGCACGTGCCTGCTCAGGACCACTGGCTTTGACAAGCGCCAACATCAGCTCGCGGGGCAGCACCCTGACCGTGTCG GAATTCCAGGACCTGTGGCCTCAGTTGTCCTTGGTCATCGATGGAGGCCCCATAGGGGACATCCAGAGCCCAGAGTGTCGCTTGGGGTCGACTGTGGTTGACTTGTCTGTGGCGGGGAAGTTCTCCATCATCCGTCCTGGCTG TGCACTGACACCCACAGTTGAAATCCTGAGGCAGAAGTATGGCTTGGAACCGGAATCTTCCTAA